Genomic window (Puniceicoccaceae bacterium):
CGGTGTCCGGAACGGCTTGACTCTGGCTCAGGGCTGCGTTCCTGAATGGGGAATAACGCTGCACCGCCCACACATATCCCGTGCAAAAGTGCTTTGCTAACCCCAAACCCAATCGAACCCCTGATGCTTTATCTTCGCTACCGCAACTGGTCCCTGCTGGGGCTGCTCATACTTGTGTTCGGTCTGCACCCATCAGCGATCACTGCAGAACGCAACAGCCGTGATCAGACTGAACTTCTGACCGTAGACCCAACTCCCGTCAACGCCAAGGCGAGTCAGGAAGTACACCAGGTTCTACAATACCTTGCATCGCTCTATGGAAAGTTTGTGCTCAGTGGACAGCAGGATCTCACTTGGTATGACGAGGTGGACATGGCCGGGCGCGTCTTTGCCGACACGGGCAAATACCCTGCGGTCATGGGCTATGATTTCATGAACTACCACCGTCCAGGCATTGACGAGGGAAACGGTCTGCATCAGGTCGAAGAGGCGATTGCCCACTGGCAGCGAGGCGGCCTCATCACCTTCTGCTGGCACTGGCGGGATCCATCGCTCGAGACGATTGCCTTTTACACCCGCTCTACTGACTTTCGCATCGATCTCGATGATGCTGAGGTACGGGGTCAATTGCTGCGCGACATCGACCAGATTGCCACCGATCTCAAGCGACTGGAGCATGCTGGTGTGCCCGTGCTCTGGCGCCCCCTGCATGAAGCATCGGGCGGATGGTTCTGGTGGGGCGCAAGCGGACCCGAAGCCTACATCGGACTCTGGCGCCTCATGTATGACCGCCTCACGCATCACCACGGATTGAACCACCTGATCTGGGTCTACAACGCCCAGGATCCCGACTGGTATCCCGGCGACGCCTATGTGGACATCGTGGGTGAGGATGTTTACGCCCGTGCCCGTTTGAATGGTAAGCCCGATTTCAGCAGTCAGCGCAAACGCTTCCTTGAAGCCGCTCACACACCGGGCACGCCCAAAATCGTCGCGCTTACCGAAAATGGAACCATCCCAGACCCCGACGCCATGATTGCCGATGGTGCCATGTGGTCCTATTTTGTGACCTGGAATGATGTGATCGATCCGACTTCCAAAGACAGCTTCTGGAGCGGCCCCAAACACAATCCGCTCTCTCATCGCCAACAGGTTTATGAGCACCCCAAAGTATTGACGCTCGAGCAAGTGGCCGCAGATCGGTTGAAGTGGTGAGCGGCGTTAGCGATCCCTTTCGGTCGGGCTATCCCTTCGAACACCGAAGGGAGCGGTCAGCGACAAGCACAGGCCCTACACATTGCAAGTTCCGCCTGTGAAACTGCAAATGATGGAGATCCCAGCAAAGGTTCCCGTATCAGGAGTCGATGTAGAGCACGCGTCCACACTGGTCGCACTTGACCAGTTCTCCCATACGGGCCTGTTTGAGCACGTCGTTTGAGACACGCATGTGGCAACCGCCACAGTTTTGCCCGGTAATCGAAGTCAAATACGGAGGTCGCTTCACCTGTTGCACCAGGATCTGAAAGAGTTGAATGCGCTCATCATCCATACTCTGAGCCTGGGTCTCATACGTGCCTTCCGCATCCCCCAGTCGCGTTTCAAGCTGTGTCAGTTTCTCCCGGCACTCCGCGATCATTCCTTCATGGTATGTGATGCGTTTATCACAGGCCTGCTCCTGTTCCTTTAGCTTCTCCCGCACCACGTCCATGCGTTCCATCACCTCGAGCGCCTCGGTTTCCAGATCACTGATGCGCTGCTCAAATAGCTCAATTTCGTGGGTGAGTGCCTGGTATTCTTCGTTTTTTTTGACCTGCAGCTGCTGATTTTTATATTTGGAAATCTGCGTTTGAGCTGCCTCGACTTCGAGTTCCAGATTCTTTCGCTGCAGCTCGTGATCCCGCAACTCCTGGCGCTGTCCTTCGAGTGTATCGAGTTCTTCCTTTATTTTTTGCCGGAGTTTCTCGATTTCGAGCGGGAGGCGCTGGATTTCAGTTTTGAGCTGCTGGACGGCTGCAAACCGGTCCTGTAGGATGAGGAGATCGTGAATATTGTCCGTGGCCACGTTCACCACTCTCGTCGATTCCGAATGAAAGGCAATGAAAACCTATCCATCGCAGACTCGCATTTTGCATGGGTTTCCCAATGGCAACCCCAAGCATGCCCACACCCTCAAATGCCTTGCCCACCCTCATCCGAAATCGGGATGAGTGAAACAAATGGCCTTCCGAATCCTGAACCTCGATTGGATTAGGGATTCGCATACTCGGGCGCGAATCCACCAACATTCTTGAAAAATTCACGAAAAACCCTTCCACTAGCAGGCATGGATCGCGAGAGTTCGGAAATGCAGGTGCAACGCGCCATACTCGATTTCACCATGGGAGACTACGCTGCCGCAATGGAGAAACTCGATGCAGTACTCAACGCTCAACCTGATGTCTTTGAGGCGTTGTTGGCGAAAACCGAAGTACTCTACGCACAGGAACAGTATGACGCCGCACGGCAAACTGCTGAGGCTGCCGAAGCAGTTCGCCCCGATGATGTGCACCTGAAAACCAGTCTTTCCCGCATTTGGATGCAGATCGGAGACAAGGAGCGAGCCGAAAAATATGGAGCCGAAGCCAAGATGCTGAGCTGGAAAGCCGAACTGCTGCAGCCGCCCACCCCCGGAGCCGTTCAAAACTGAACCTTGCATTCCTCGCGCAATCCCCTAGATAATCCTGCCTTTTTTATGAAAAAGAGTGAGTTCATTCTCGATTTTGAAAAACCCATCCGCGGGTTGGAGCAGAAGATTGAATCCCTGAACGAATCGTCCCATTCCTCTCGGGTCGATGTGCAGGATGAAATTGCTGCCATCCGTCGCAAGCTCGAGAGCACAAAAACAGAGATCTATGCTTCCCTCACTCCATGGCAACGCGTCCAGCTGGCTCGCCATCCTCATCGCCCGACCACACTCGACTACATTGAACTCATTTTCTCGGACTTTCAGGAACTGCACGGCGACCGTGCTTTTCAGGAGGACCATGCCATCGTCGGAGGTCCTGCGATCCTGGAAGGCAAACCCGTCATGGTGATCGGACACCAGAAGGGTCGGGATACCAAGGAAAACCTGAAACGCAATTTTGGATGTCCGCACCCTGAAGGTTACCGCAAGGCCCTTCGCCTGATGCGCCAGGCAGAAAAATTTCAGCTCCCAATCATCACTTTCATTGATACCTCAGGTGCCTACCCTGGCATCGGTGCCGAAGAGCGCCACGTGGCAGAAGCCATCGCAGTCAATATTCGGGAAATGAGCATCATGCGCGTCCCAATTGTTTCCATCATCATCGGCGAAGGGGGTTCGGGCGGTGCGCTTGGCATCGCCATCGCCAACAAGGTGTCCATGATGGAAAATGCCTACTATTCGGTCATCTCTCCCGAGGGATGCGCTGCAATCCTCTGGAAAGACCGAGCCGCAGCACCCGAAGCAGCTGAGGCACTCAAACTGGGAGCGCGCGAACTCAAGAGTCTCAACGTCATCGATCACATCATCAACGAACCTCTTGGGGGTGCACACCGCGACAAGAGTGCGGCAGCCCAGTCGATCCGCCAACAGATCCTCGCTGATTTCGACGAACTCTTTACCCTTTCAACCGATGCACTCGTGGAGCAACGCTATCAACGTTTCCGGAAGCTGGGTTCCTTTGTCGAATCCTCAAATGCTCCGGAAAAGTGAGCTGACGACGATCCGCAGCATTCGCTGAGCTGTCACACTGCCTGACAGGGATAGCCGGGGTCCCGCTCCGACGAATTGAAAACACTCATTTCACCCAACTGGGAATAGCGGAGAAGCTGCTTCCGCCTTATAATCTCACGTCAGTCCGTTAGCCTCATGGCTGCGGGAACAGGTGCGCAGCTGGGTATCAATCTTCAGAATATGGTTCTGAATCCACTCCCGAAGCTCCCGATACAATGCCAGCACCGCGCCAGGTTCGTTCCCGTTGCGCTCAATCTCCTGCTGGATTCGCTCGATGCCATCGATGAAGGAGCGATGGGCTGCTTTGTTTTCGGCAGCCACTGGACAGCGATACTGCTCCATGCATGACTCCTCATACGCAAAATGCTGCTCCGCATAGTCCCTTGCAAATTCGAGAATGTCCTCCACAACTTCCATGCCCAATCCCGAGGTGATCGCATCGTGCAAGCGGTTGAGTTGATTAAAGATCTCCTGGTGCTGGCGATCAATCGCCTCAACTCCAGTTGCGTATTTCTCACTCCATTCAATCAGCATGACACAGGCGGGGTATTAGAATTTCAGGAATCATCCACTGGATGGGTCCATCGTCAGGTTTTCGAAAAACTGAAGCGCAGGGGTAAGGTTTCACAGATGAACGGATCGTCAGAGAAAACAGATCGCCTTGCCAATTTCCAGTGCCTTTTCACGTGAGACCAGGATTTCGACAAGCTTCAGTCCAAACTCCACCGCAGTACCCGCACCCTGAGAGGTGATGATGCATCCGTCCACGACGACTTTTTTGTCTGCAATGCGGTCCTGCAACTCATCCTGCGTCGAGGGGTGGGAGGTGTAGTCTCTGCCTTCCAACAATCCCTGGTCGTGCAGCAGCAAGGGTGCCGCACAAATCGCCGCGATCCACTTGTGTTCCTGATACATCAGGTCGATGATATTGCTCAGGTATCCGTGAGAGCGCAGTGGGTGAACTCCCGGTCCACCAGGGATCACAAGCGCGTCAAAATCATCCACATTCAACGGGCGGCGCAGACTTTCATCCGCCCACATGGGTACGTCATTTTTGGTGATGACCTGACGCTCAGTCGACACCGCCACCGTGAGCACTTCACACTCTGCCCGACGAAGCAAATCGAGAGGAGCCACCGCTTCGATGTCCTCCATCCCTTCGTGAAACATGTACATGACACGACTACTCATGGATGACTCCCTCCTCTGTTAAAATGGCTGTTCCCTCCGCATCCTTCCAATTGAATTGCAGGCGAATCTCCACATCAGGGTGCAGGCTGAAATGCACCGGACACGTTTTTGCCGCTCGCACCAGCTGCTGACGCCGTTTTTCGTCCAGCTCAACTGGTACCTCCATCGTCACATCGAGCCGGGCAATGCGGCGCGGTGAATCGGTCGACATGATTTTGAGCACTTTCGCCCGGGTACCGGTGATATCAAATCCCGCCGTGCGAGCCTGAATTCCCATGATGGTCATCATGCAAGTGCCCAGGGCTGTGGCACACAAATCCGTAGGTGAAAATGATTCTCCCTTGCCATGATTGTCCACTGGCGCGTCGGTTTGCATGCGATTGCCTGACGGTCCATGCACGGCTTCGCACCGCAATTCCCCCAGGTACGCGATATCGATTTCTACCATTCCCAAAGGCTAAACAAAGCTCGGGGAATTCCAACTCAAATTCAGCGATTCCCAGGATTTTGAGAATCACCCCATTCGCAGTTTTGACTTTGCGAATCTGGCACTTTAGGGTGCAACAGTCTCACCATTTCTGGCATGCATGCCCGCACCCCTGTCATTTTTATTTTTCTCCGAATATTTCGGAACGTTTCGGAGTCCTTCTCTAGCGTTGGGATTCAACGATTCTATTTTCATCATGCGCTGGTCCCTTCGATGCACCAGCGACATTCTCTCAATCAAAACACAACAACCCATATCTTCATCATATGAACTCACACGAAGTTGATTACGAAATCTACGGAAACGACCTGCAGGCGGTCGAGATCGAGCTCGATCCGAACGAAACGGTCATCGCAGAAGCCGGTGCCATGAACTGGATGGAGGAGGGAATCTCCTTTCAAGCCAAAATGGGTGATGGCACCGATGCGGGTTCCGGGATCATGGGTAAGCTGCTCTCTGTGGGTAAGCGCGCGCTCACTGGCGAGTCACTCTTCATGACACATTTTACGAATCAGGGTGTTGGAAAAAAACGGGTGGCCTTTGCGGCACCCTATCCCGGTCACATCATTCCCGTGGATCTCGGCCAAATGGGTGGCTCCATCCTCTGTCAGAAGGATGCCTTCCTTGCCGCCGCCTTTGGCACCAAGGTATCCATTGCCTTCAACCGCAAACTCGGAGCGGGCTTCTTCGGTGGTGAGGGTTTCATTTTGCAGAAGCTCCTTGGTGACGGTCTCGCCTTCATCCATGCCGGTGGCACTGTGGTCAAGAAGGAACTCAAGGGTGAGACGCTTCGCATCGACACGGGGTGTATTGTAGCCTTCACCGAGGGGATCGACTACGACATCCAGCGCGCGGGCAACCTGAAAAGCATGTTTTTTGGCGGCGAAGGTCTCTTCCTCGCCACGCTCAAGGGAACCGGAACCGTCTACCTGCAGACGCTTCCCTTCTCCCGCCTCGCTGACCGCATCCTGCAGAATGCTCCAAGTGCCGGAGGAAAAAGCAAGGGTGAAGGCTCCGTTCTCGGTGGACTTGGCCGCCTGATCGACGGCGATTGATCCATTTGAAGACCTTTCCTTTGATACTTTATCCTGCAACATTCGTTCGGAAACAACCGGGCGAATGTTGCACGACCTTCATTTGTTCAATCCGCTCAGCGTCATTCGCTCGACGGCAAACCGTTTGACAATGGTTTCTGGACTAGTCATCGCAGACGGGTTCAACATCCTTACCCCCTGCACCTTCGTCAGGAGCGAAAGAGGATCGAAACCCAATCCCCCTGCTGGTGCCATTGCGTTGCGATCTTTCGTTCCGGCATCTGATTTGCCATCTCTTCCAGAAATCGTTCTGTCACCTTTTCCCGCTCGGGCGCGAGCACACCGCTCAGAATCATCACCCCCTTCGGATCCCATGCCCGCACGAGGTTGTCTGCATAGATCATGAGCACATCGGCCTGGATGTTGGCCACCATTAATTCCGCCCTGCGATCCCGCAGACCCTGTTCGAGTCCGGCTTCGCGGATTTCGATGCGCGTCTGCATTCCATTTTTTTCCGCATTCTCAGCCGTCACTTTCACGGCTTCCGGATCGCGGTCAAAGGCATAAATCTCGCCAAACCCCAGCAGTGCCGCAGACATCGCCAGAATGCCGGACCCGCATCCTGCATCGATCACGTTGCAGTTCGCCACCTCGCCCTCGCGCTCCGTCCAGAACGCATAAATCGCCTCTGCACAAAGCCGCGTGGTCTCGTGGCTTCCTGTGCCAAAAGCCATGCCGGAATCGAGATAGAGGTAAACATCAGCATCCACTCTCGGGAAGGTCTCCCTTTCCCACTCGGGCACCCAGTTTAAATGACCGACTTTCCATGGTTTGAGGTGATGCCGGTAGGCCAGTTTCCAGTCCTGATCCTCCAGCGTTCCGATCTCGGGTTCCCGTCCCTGCAGATCCGGCACCTGCTCGATCAGATTCGCAAACGCCGCATCAAAGGCATCCTGATTTTCAAAATAACCTTTGAGCAGCGGAGTACTGTGGCGGTCTTTCTGAAACAACAGCCAGTTCTCCTGGATCGCTTCACAGAACAGAGCCTCCAGCTCATCCATGAGCTCAGGCGTGATCGGTACACTGATTTCTAGCATGATCGAAACCCCATCAAAAGAGTTTTACAGTTCTGTTCGATATCACTCCCCAAAAAAGCGCTTCGCTTTTTCAAAGAAGGATTCGGACATCGGATTGGCGGGATCGCCACTGAGTTCGGCAAACTCCTCCAGTGACTTGCGCTGCTCTGCTGTGAGTTTGCGCGGCACCTCGATCACGACCTTGATCAGCTGATCTCCCTTTTGCCCACTGCGTAGGTTGGGCATGCCCTGGCCCCGCATGCGGAATACAGTGCCCGATTGCGTACCGGACGGGATCTTGAGTGTGCCCTTCCCATTCAAAGTCGGCACGCTGAGGGTTCCGCCCAGTGTCGCCAGGGTGAACTTGATCGGAATTTCACAAAACAGGTCATCTCCATGACGCTCAAAGACGTCGTGCTCCTTCACGTGCAGCACGATGTACAGGTCGCCCGAAGGTGCACCTTGCAACCCGGCCTCACCCTTGCCCGCCGAACGCAAGCGGGAACCGGAATCCACACCAGCCGGGATTTTGACCTTGAGCTTGCTTGTGTCCGTGACACGACCTTCACCCCCGCACTTCTTGCACTTGTTTTCAATGATGCTGCCTGCACCGGAACAGGTGGGACATACCTGTCGGAAGCTGATGAACCCACGGTTTGAGGTCACCTGGCCAGCGCCACCACAGGTTGGACATTTCACGCGTCGTGAACCGGGTTCCGCACCACTGCCATCACAGCGATCACAGCTGACCGCACGGCGATAGCGAATTTCCTTCTCCACACCATTCGCTGCCTCTTCGAGCGAAATCTCAAGGTCGTAACGCAGGTCCGACCCCTCCTGGCCCGCCATGCCGCCACCACCGCCGCTGAAGAATTCATCAAAGATGCCTCCACCGCCGGCACGGCCACCACCAAAAACTTCGCGAAAGATGTCAAACGGATCGGAGAATCCACCTCCAGCTCCGCCTCTCGGCCCCATGCCGCCTCCCTGGAACGCAGCATGTCCATATCGGTCATAAGCAGCGCGTTTGTCCGGATCCTTCAAGATGTCATATGCTTCTGAAATTTCCTTGAACTTGGCCTCCGCCGCCGCATCTCCGGGATTTTTGTCCGGATGGTATTTCACCGCCAGCTTGCGGTAGGCCTTCTTCATTTCCTCCGCAGTTGCGTCGCGATTGACTCCCAAAAGTTCGTAATAGTCCGTTTTTGCCATGATTGTTTACTCTGGTTTCTTGACTGCTGCACTCCACCCGATCCACACCCTTTCGGCACGGAGCAGAGGTGGAAGAGTTCGGCTCAGGAAGTGGAATCAGCAGGACCGCTGGACACCACAACCGTCGCTGCGCGAATCAGTCGTTCTTTGATACGATAGCCCGCACGAATCGTCTCAATGACATGATTTTCAGGCACTTCGTCGTGAGGCAGATGGGAGACACACTCCTCAAACTGAGGGTCAAATTCCTGCCCATTGGGTACAATTTCTTCGATTCCCCTGGCTTTGAATACTTCGAAAAACTGCTCGAGCACCATGCGGAATCCGTCTGCCACAACTTTCGCATCCGGGTGCGCTTCAGCCGCCTTCATGCCGAGCTTGAAGTTGTCCAACACCGGCAACAGCTCTTCCACAAAATTTGCCACAGCGGTTTTCCCCAGCTCCTCTTTTTCCTTGATGGAACGTTTGCGGTAGTTCTCAAGATCCGCCACTGCCCGGAGGTAGCGGGTCTGCATGTCTGCACTCTTCTGCTTTTCTTCATCCAGTGCCGTGCCCAGGCGCTCCAGTTCGCTAAGCAGGGAATTGAGATCCTCCACTGAAGCTTCCTTTTCACCAGACTCATGCTGTGAATGAGGCTTCTCCGCACCTGAAGCACCGCTCGATTCGGGATTCGAGTCACTTTCGTATGCTTCTTTGACTTTTTTTGCCATAAATTCCTGTTCTTTGTTGTGTTCCGACATAGCTTTCCATGGATACGGTTCGAGACCGATTCTGAACCTTCGTGAGGGCGTTCCCAGGTTCACCAAAAAACCTACAATGAGTTTTGCAGCCAAAAATTCAAGCATGGAGATCACACCTCTCCCCAGCTGCTCACCTGAACCCGTTCCAAAGGCACTCCAGCTTTGCCGCTCAATTGCGTCACATCCCTTCACCGCGCACCCGCGCTGCTTAGCGAAACAGATTGCGCAATGCATCCATGAGATAGCTGAACATGTAAAAGCGGTCCACATGCTTGCGCGCCACTTGAATGGCCGGATCCGATACCTCGTGAATGCGTGTGACATCGGAGTGGCTGGCTTCATATTCGAGCAGCACTTCCATTCGCTTTCCTTCCGATGATTCGGCCTCCACCGCAATCAGTTGGTCCCACAGCACCCATACCTCCTCAATGTGCAGCGCATGTTCAGGGTCCTCCGGCTGGTGCCGCTCCGGAGGTGATCCCCACGCGTCAACCAGTGCCTCCACAAATTCGAGCACGTTGAAGTGGTTTCCACTTCGCCGAATCACTGTCAGAGAATCGAGTTCAAGCTCGAGCAGGCGAAGACGTTTTGGGAAATGACGACTGGCACCAGGATGCCACTCCGCACGCAGTCGCCGGACCTGTGCCAATGGACCCTCCGGATAGGGTGCCTTGTTCCAGATGGTCATGTCCCGAAGTTCCAGCATGGATCGACGCGGGTCCATCACCACTTTCCCAATGTCACATCGATATCCGGTTTTATACTCGATGTGCCGCTCCAGCAATGGTTCGCGAAACAACATCACTCCACCCATGCACAAGGCAAAGCCAACTGCTGCGAGAACTCCCATCTGAACCAGGAAAATCAGCAGCCCGGACCATGATTTGGCAGTCCGTTTGCAAGCGTGAGTCTCGGTTGGCGATGATCGTTTCACTTCAGAGGTTCATGCCTGACGGGTGAATCGGTCCGTCACGAGCACGGTGGCCGATCCAAGCGCTTCCAGGGCAAATGCAAATGAATAAGGCAGTAACAGGTTGTCGCCCTTGCGCGCCACCGCTCCGGTCTCATGGTCTCTGACAGCACCCTCCACCACATGCAACAGTTTGACATCCTGCCCGGCGGGTAACTCCAACGCATCGTGCTCGGAAGTTAACACCCACTTGCGGATGCGAAATTCTGCGCAAGCAGCCAGTTCAGCATTTCCATGCGAATTCCGCAGCACTTCCGGTTCAAAATCTTCAAAATCAATGCTCTTCAGAGAAGCTTCGATGTGCATCTCACGAGGTTTTCCATCCAATCCCAGCCTTCCCCAGTCATACACACGATACGTCGTGTCCGAGTTCTGCTGTATTTCCAAAATCACATTGCCAGCATCAATCGCATGGATGCGACCACTCTCCACAAGAATGGAGTCTCCGGCCTTCACATCGCACCGGTGCACACAGTTCTCTAGTGTCTGATTTTGAAGAGCGTTTTCAAATTGCTCACGTGTCACACCTGCCTTTAGTCCGACCAACAACCCGGCACCGGGATCGGAGTGTGCGATGTACCAGTTCTCCGTCTTCGGTTCACCCCCAAGGGATGGCGCAATGGACGCAGGTGGATGCACTTGCAGGCTCAACCGCTCCTGGCAATCGAGCCACTTCACCAGAATCGGAAACGCACGGTCCGCTGGCCAGCCGGGTCCCATGATTCCTTCGGGATCAGAGGCAATGAGTTCGCGCAACGTCATGGTGCCCGATTCCACCCTCGATTGGGCTTGCTCACGGTCCACAATCTCCCAGCTCTCTCCGATCACACGGTTTGCCGGCAAATCACGTCCCAGAAAGTGTTCAAGGTTCCGTCCACCCCAAACCCGTTCCATGTATAACGGTTGAAATCGAATCCAGTTCATAGCGCGCCTATTCAAGGCAGCTTGGACAGGATTCACAATTCCTTTATTTTTGGATGAGCACACAGGACTCTGGTCCCATGCGCCCTCTTTCACTGCTCGCTTTCGGCCAGCTTGCGAACCCACTTGCCGTATGCAAAAATCATGAATGCAGAGACCACGCCTACCGACGCAAAAATGTACCAGGTCAGACCAATGTTGTGTGCGTCAAACATGGCTCGGGTGAGCGCCTCAGGAGTCTCTCCGGTAAACTCAACCAACTTGTGAAATGCCTCACCTACGGGAAGATTGGCCTCGCTCACCTGTTCAGGTTCCATGCCCTTGATAACCAGCCACTCACGTGAGATCACATCCTTCGAGGAAAACATGTGGTAGAGTTTGGGTCCGACAAAACCTTCAATCGTCCATCCCAGCAAAATTGGCGCCTGTGAAAACCCGATCCACATTGCCTTCTTATCCGACGGGGCAATGTTTCCCAGAAACTCACTGTATTTGGGGCTTGCGAGCATTTCACCCACACTGAATATGGCCATCCCCGCCACACAAAACCAAGCCACATTGTAGAGTCCAAATGCGACAAGTGCCGCCACAACCAAGAGGGTTCCAACAAACAAACTCGTGGTAGCCCGCATTTTGGCACTTAGCGCAGCAAACAAAAAGCAGGTCAGCATGATGAGGAATGCGTTGATGTTGACGATGCCTTCGGGTTCAATCCAGCGTCCACTTTCGTTCATCCCCATCACAAAGTGGAAAAATCGGTTCTGGGTGCCTTCGGGTCCAAACAGCGCGGTCACAATCACGCTTGTGTCCACCCAGTCGTCGATGTACTTCGGCAAAACATCCCACATCATCGGAAACATGAACCACCAAACCGAGAAGATCACGAGATACACCCAGAGGTGAGCTTTGCGAAGCTCCCGTAACGACTCCCGGACCAAACTGACTTCTTTGATTTCACCCGCCTTGATTTGGCGGCGCCGCTCGAGCCGCTCCTGCTTCCCGGGTTCGCGATAAGTGAGCAGCAACAGGAAGTTCAGACAGATGAAGGCAGCATTCGTGTAGAATACATAGCTCCAGGACATGTGGCGCATCTGTAAGGCAATGAGCGGCCCGATCCATCCTCCAATGTTCACCGTCTGATAAAAAACACCCCAGGCCATGGAACTGTTCTCCCGGGTACTCGATTTGATCAAGGTTCCCTGAATTCCCGGCTTGAAAATCGCTGTGCCGAAGGCAAGGAACATCGCTCCTGCAAAAAAACCGGCATAGCTTCCAAACCACGCCATGATGAGATAACCCACGCACTTGAGCACGGTTGAAGCAAAAATCGTCTCCTTGTAACCATAACGATCTGAAAGTCCTCCCGTGAAGATGGGCACGACAGACTGGACCAGGTTCCAGGTTCCCAGCAGCAGTCCAAAGGTTGCCATGGTCACACCGAGTCCTCCTTCAGATTCCGCACGTGTCGCATAGATAGTGGCCACAGCCCGCACACCATAGTAGGCCAGTCGTTCCACCATTTCCATCGCTCCAACAATCCAGAACACGTAGCTCAAACTGGCAAGCGATGCCACAAGACCGAGTTGCTTGAAATCTTTCAAACTCGAATTCGGATCCGGAGAAGGTGGGGGTTGTTGGCTCATCGTCTTATCATCACATGGTTTTGCATGATTGTTTCTTCAAACAATCGAACATTCAAAGAACAGAAACTATCGAATTTTTATAATCCAATAAGTCCACACAATTTCAGGTCTGATCCACAAATTCTTCCACTCCAATCTTCACTCCTTACTTTTCCCCGATGGGTGAATGAGTCGGTTGCATTTGTCGATTCTCCCAATACGATTCAGATGTATGACACTGCAGCGTCAAGCGCTTCACATCCTGCTTCTCACCGTCAGCTTTTCCTCGGTCACGATATCGTCTCCCGTTACAGCTTCCGAGGGGATTCACGCAAACGAGTTGGTGCAACAGGGCAATTTCTACACCAGCCATCCCACCACCGCTCAACTCATCCGGACCAATGCTCAGCACCACGCCGTTCGATCTGAATGGCTGCTGCGCGTGAGCATGAAAACCATGGTACCCCGCGATACTGGTGTACGTACCCAGCATCTGTTCTTCTCCCAATCCCATGTCTCAGACTACATTGAGGCCATCGATCATTTTGTTCGCCTGAGCCGTGACTCATCCCACAAGGAGCGACTTGAAATCGCACGCATTCCGTCATGGGAAAGCTATCACGTGCGGCGCGATCTGGTCTTTGAATTCATCCCACCGGGCGAACCCGGAACGGACTCAGATACTCCAACTTCTCCACTCCTGCAAATCTACCTGGCCTATGACCACGAGCACCTCGGTGGTTCCTTTTATTTCACTCCAGCCAACGCCGATGCCCTGCTCGAACTTCTGTTCGATTTCATCCATGTGACCGACTGAGCGCAGCTCTTCCACCCACAAATTGAGTTCGACCCTCCATCAGCAAATAGGGTTTTTTCTGATTTTCAGTGTGTTTTTGTTCATGGTTTTGATTTGATTTTGCATCACCCTATTGTCAGGATTTGGTGCTTCAACAGGCCGG
Coding sequences:
- a CDS encoding glycosyl hydrolase; protein product: MLYLRYRNWSLLGLLILVFGLHPSAITAERNSRDQTELLTVDPTPVNAKASQEVHQVLQYLASLYGKFVLSGQQDLTWYDEVDMAGRVFADTGKYPAVMGYDFMNYHRPGIDEGNGLHQVEEAIAHWQRGGLITFCWHWRDPSLETIAFYTRSTDFRIDLDDAEVRGQLLRDIDQIATDLKRLEHAGVPVLWRPLHEASGGWFWWGASGPEAYIGLWRLMYDRLTHHHGLNHLIWVYNAQDPDWYPGDAYVDIVGEDVYARARLNGKPDFSSQRKRFLEAAHTPGTPKIVALTENGTIPDPDAMIADGAMWSYFVTWNDVIDPTSKDSFWSGPKHNPLSHRQQVYEHPKVLTLEQVAADRLKW
- a CDS encoding C4-type zinc ribbon domain-containing protein; protein product: MNVATDNIHDLLILQDRFAAVQQLKTEIQRLPLEIEKLRQKIKEELDTLEGQRQELRDHELQRKNLELEVEAAQTQISKYKNQQLQVKKNEEYQALTHEIELFEQRISDLETEALEVMERMDVVREKLKEQEQACDKRITYHEGMIAECREKLTQLETRLGDAEGTYETQAQSMDDERIQLFQILVQQVKRPPYLTSITGQNCGGCHMRVSNDVLKQARMGELVKCDQCGRVLYIDS
- a CDS encoding tetratricopeptide repeat protein, whose protein sequence is MKNSRKTLPLAGMDRESSEMQVQRAILDFTMGDYAAAMEKLDAVLNAQPDVFEALLAKTEVLYAQEQYDAARQTAEAAEAVRPDDVHLKTSLSRIWMQIGDKERAEKYGAEAKMLSWKAELLQPPTPGAVQN
- a CDS encoding acetyl-CoA carboxylase carboxyltransferase subunit alpha is translated as MKKSEFILDFEKPIRGLEQKIESLNESSHSSRVDVQDEIAAIRRKLESTKTEIYASLTPWQRVQLARHPHRPTTLDYIELIFSDFQELHGDRAFQEDHAIVGGPAILEGKPVMVIGHQKGRDTKENLKRNFGCPHPEGYRKALRLMRQAEKFQLPIITFIDTSGAYPGIGAEERHVAEAIAVNIREMSIMRVPIVSIIIGEGGSGGALGIAIANKVSMMENAYYSVISPEGCAAILWKDRAAAPEAAEALKLGARELKSLNVIDHIINEPLGGAHRDKSAAAQSIRQQILADFDELFTLSTDALVEQRYQRFRKLGSFVESSNAPEK
- a CDS encoding bacteriohemerythrin, with product MLIEWSEKYATGVEAIDRQHQEIFNQLNRLHDAITSGLGMEVVEDILEFARDYAEQHFAYEESCMEQYRCPVAAENKAAHRSFIDGIERIQQEIERNGNEPGAVLALYRELREWIQNHILKIDTQLRTCSRSHEANGLT
- a CDS encoding DJ-1 family glyoxalase III encodes the protein MSSRVMYMFHEGMEDIEAVAPLDLLRRAECEVLTVAVSTERQVITKNDVPMWADESLRRPLNVDDFDALVIPGGPGVHPLRSHGYLSNIIDLMYQEHKWIAAICAAPLLLHDQGLLEGRDYTSHPSTQDELQDRIADKKVVVDGCIITSQGAGTAVEFGLKLVEILVSREKALEIGKAICFL
- a CDS encoding OsmC family protein, giving the protein MVEIDIAYLGELRCEAVHGPSGNRMQTDAPVDNHGKGESFSPTDLCATALGTCMMTIMGIQARTAGFDITGTRAKVLKIMSTDSPRRIARLDVTMEVPVELDEKRRQQLVRAAKTCPVHFSLHPDVEIRLQFNWKDAEGTAILTEEGVIHE
- a CDS encoding TIGR00266 family protein; translation: MNSHEVDYEIYGNDLQAVEIELDPNETVIAEAGAMNWMEEGISFQAKMGDGTDAGSGIMGKLLSVGKRALTGESLFMTHFTNQGVGKKRVAFAAPYPGHIIPVDLGQMGGSILCQKDAFLAAAFGTKVSIAFNRKLGAGFFGGEGFILQKLLGDGLAFIHAGGTVVKKELKGETLRIDTGCIVAFTEGIDYDIQRAGNLKSMFFGGEGLFLATLKGTGTVYLQTLPFSRLADRILQNAPSAGGKSKGEGSVLGGLGRLIDGD